From Salarias fasciatus chromosome 5, fSalaFa1.1, whole genome shotgun sequence, a single genomic window includes:
- the st3gal8 gene encoding ST3 beta-galactoside alpha-2,3-sialyltransferase 8 has protein sequence MLLRKKLCVAVVIAAILILMLASQGIHKRHFQLPLALPNSRTTITSREAGVRPTASHAHQIHEPTPSPPKTLLSEAEDEIIKGEGEKQLIEKPDSSQRPCGCSESCISDLDGSKWFAQRYDPKQEPVLRYKNNKFDPEALAWWLSLQRSRNDQTLEEMMSEMFKVIAPPTVDYRPLPSRCRSCAVVGNSGNLRQSAHGNLINSHDTVIRMNKAVTRGFENDVGNRTTHHFLYPESAVDIEHGVSLVLLPFKLRDMEWVTSALSTGQVKMTYMRVRERINADKDKVLVVNPVFFKYVHDHWTEHHGRYPSTGMMAIVFALHICDQVSVFGYGADQQGNWHHYWEDNRYAGAFRKTGVHSADFETEVIHQLAKEGKISLHL, from the exons ATGCTGCTGAGGAAGAAACTGTGTGTTGCCGTGGTGATCGCtgccatcctcatcctcatgcTCGCTAGTCAGGGAATCCACAAGAGACATTTCCAGCTGCCGTTAGCCCTGCCCAACAGCCGGACCACGATAACAAGCAGGGAGGCAG GAGTCAGACCCACAGCGTCTCATGCTCACCAGATCCATGAACCGACACCCAGTCCTCCCAAAACTCTCCTGTCTGAAGCCGAGGATGAAATCATAaagggggagggagagaagcagctcATAGAGAAGCCTGATTCCAGCCAGAG GCCCTGTGGTTGTTCTGAGTCTTGCATTTCTGACCTGGATGGTTCGAAGTGGTTCGCTCAGCGCTACGATCCTAAACAGGAGCCCGTCCTCCGatacaaaaacaacaagtttGACCCCGAGGCTCTGGCATGGTGGCTG AGTCTGCAGCGATCCCGTAACGATCAAACCTTAGAGGAAATGATGTCGGAGATGTTTAAGGTCATTGCCCCGCCCACTGTGGACTacaggcccctcccctcccggtGCCGCAGCTGTGCTGTGGTCGGCAACTCCGGCAACCTGCGGCAATCCGCACACGGCAACCTGATCAACTCGCATGACACCGTGATCCG gaTGAACAAGGCGGTGACTCGAGGGTTTGAAAACGATGTGGGGAACCGGACGacgcatcacttcctgtacCCGGAGAGCGCCGTCGACATCGAGCACGGCGTCAGCCTCGTTCTGCTGCCGTTCAAACTCAGAGACATGGAGTGGGTGACGAGCGCATTATCGACCGGCCAGGTCAAAAT gaccTACATGAGGGTTAGGGAGAGAATCAACGCTGATAAAGACAAG gttcTGGTGGTGAACCCCGTGTTTTTCAAATACGTTCATGATCACTGGACGGAGCATCACGGCCGCTATCCGTCCACCGGCATGATGGCCATCGTCTTCGCTCTTCACATCTGCGACCAG GTGTCGGTGTTCGGTTACGGCGCGGACCAGCAGGGGAACTGGCATCACTACTGGGAGGACAATCGCTACGCCGGAGCCTTCAGGAAGACGGGCGTGCACAGCGCCGACTTCGAGACGGAGGTCATCCACCAGCTCGCCAAGGAAGGCAAAATCAGCCTGCACCTGTGA